A DNA window from Methylocystis heyeri contains the following coding sequences:
- the rplJ gene encoding 50S ribosomal protein L10, translating to MDRAEKTQAVAALNEVFTKASVVVVAHYSGLTVAQMQKLRKQARAEGASVQVAKNRLAKIALDGTSVASIGSLLKGPTLIAYSDDPVAAPKVAAAFAKDHDKFVILGGALGATVLNPDGVKSLATLPSLDELRATLVGLVQAPATKIAQLSTAPAAKLARVFGAYANRDAA from the coding sequence GTGGACAGAGCGGAGAAAACTCAAGCCGTCGCGGCGCTGAACGAGGTCTTCACCAAGGCTTCGGTCGTCGTCGTGGCGCATTACTCCGGCCTGACGGTCGCCCAGATGCAGAAACTGCGCAAGCAGGCTCGCGCAGAGGGCGCCTCGGTTCAGGTCGCCAAGAACCGCCTCGCCAAGATCGCTCTCGATGGCACGAGCGTCGCCTCCATCGGCTCCCTGCTCAAGGGACCGACCCTGATCGCCTATTCGGACGATCCGGTGGCGGCGCCCAAGGTCGCCGCGGCCTTCGCCAAGGACCATGACAAATTCGTCATCCTTGGCGGCGCGCTGGGCGCGACCGTCCTCAACCCGGACGGCGTGAAGTCGCTTGCGACTCTGCCGTCGCTCGACGAATTGCGCGCAACGCTCGTGGGCCTCGTTCAGGCGCCCGCGACCAAGATCGCGCAGCTGTCGACCGCGCCTGCCGCCAAGCTCGCGCGCGTGTTCGGGGCCTATGCCAACAGAGACGCGGCCTGA
- the pheT gene encoding phenylalanine--tRNA ligase subunit beta, with product MKLTLSWLKTHLDTNASQAEIVETLTRIGLEVEHVHDPAAELRNFVIAQILSAAPHPNADRLQVCQVDAGSGAPLQVVCGAPNARAGLKTVFAAPGTYIPAKKFTLSKGVIRGVESHGMMCSAAELDLPGDSDGIIELPETAPVGAVYPVWAGLDDPVIEINLTPNRPDAAGISGIARDLAAAGLGALKTEQPAPIAGAFSSPVSVKLDLPAEDAHLAPLFGLRLVRGVKNGPSPAWLQDRLRSIGLRPINALVDVTNFLTFDCARPLHVFDATKVKGGLVVRRARDGEELLALDGKTYRLDRDMIVIADETGPESLAGVMGGEASGCDESTTDVLIESALWDPHNIAHTGRKLGIVTDARYRFERGVDPAFTLPGLELATRLVIELCGGEASQVVSAGAAPRGTREVDFPFSETKRLTGLDVSAEEATAILARLGFAVEPAAEGRAKITSPSWRPDIEGKADIVEEILRIKGVDEIVSTPLARAEGVAAPVLTLQQKRIRIARRALAAQGLVEAVTWSFVSEKQASGFGGGGAALKLANPIASELSDMRPSLLPGLVAAAGRNAARGFGDNALFEVGQIFFSEDEKGQKTAAAGLRRGLATAQAEGRSWAAPAKKAGVFDARADAFALLQALGVATGGLQVVAGGPDWLHPGRSGTLQFGPKAIVGYFGELHPRLLLELDVEGPIAAFEIYLDALPAPKAKPTKTKPKLELVDLQPLSRDFAFIVDRGAQAGDLLKAVLGADKTLIAEARIFDVYEGVGVPEGKKSIGVAVTVQPREKTLTDAEIDALAKKIVAEAEKKAGATLRA from the coding sequence ATGAAACTCACCCTCTCCTGGCTCAAAACCCATCTCGACACAAACGCCTCTCAGGCCGAAATCGTCGAAACGCTCACGCGCATCGGCCTGGAGGTCGAGCATGTGCACGACCCCGCAGCGGAGCTGAGGAATTTCGTCATTGCGCAAATTCTCTCGGCGGCGCCCCATCCCAACGCCGACCGGCTGCAGGTGTGTCAGGTCGACGCCGGCTCCGGCGCGCCCCTGCAGGTGGTCTGCGGCGCGCCCAACGCCCGGGCCGGGCTCAAAACCGTCTTCGCCGCGCCGGGGACTTACATCCCGGCCAAGAAATTCACGCTCAGCAAGGGCGTCATTCGCGGCGTCGAGTCGCATGGCATGATGTGCTCCGCGGCCGAGCTCGATCTTCCCGGCGATTCCGACGGCATCATCGAACTGCCGGAAACCGCGCCCGTGGGCGCCGTCTATCCCGTCTGGGCCGGGCTCGACGATCCGGTGATCGAAATCAACCTCACCCCCAACCGGCCCGACGCCGCCGGCATCTCCGGCATAGCGCGCGATCTCGCGGCGGCCGGCCTCGGCGCGCTGAAGACGGAGCAGCCCGCGCCCATCGCCGGAGCATTCTCCTCCCCCGTGAGCGTGAAGCTGGATTTGCCCGCCGAGGACGCCCATCTCGCGCCTCTCTTCGGCTTGCGCCTCGTGCGCGGCGTAAAGAACGGCCCGAGCCCGGCCTGGCTGCAGGACCGCCTGCGCTCGATCGGCCTGCGCCCCATCAACGCTCTGGTGGACGTCACCAATTTCCTCACATTCGACTGCGCGCGCCCGCTCCATGTGTTCGACGCCACAAAGGTGAAAGGCGGCCTCGTGGTGCGCCGCGCCCGCGATGGCGAGGAGCTTTTGGCGCTCGACGGCAAAACCTATCGGCTCGACCGCGACATGATCGTCATCGCGGATGAGACGGGACCCGAGTCCCTCGCCGGCGTCATGGGCGGCGAGGCCTCGGGTTGCGACGAATCGACGACCGACGTGCTGATCGAGTCCGCCCTGTGGGACCCGCACAATATCGCCCATACCGGCCGCAAGCTCGGCATCGTGACCGACGCCCGCTACCGTTTCGAGCGCGGCGTCGACCCCGCATTCACCCTGCCGGGACTGGAGCTCGCGACCAGGCTGGTGATCGAGCTTTGCGGGGGCGAAGCGTCCCAGGTCGTTTCGGCGGGCGCCGCGCCGCGGGGAACGCGCGAGGTCGACTTCCCCTTCAGCGAAACCAAGCGCCTCACCGGCCTCGATGTTTCTGCAGAGGAGGCGACGGCGATACTCGCTCGGCTCGGATTTGCGGTCGAGCCCGCCGCCGAAGGGCGCGCGAAAATCACATCGCCGAGCTGGCGCCCCGACATCGAAGGCAAGGCCGATATCGTCGAAGAGATCCTGCGCATCAAGGGCGTCGACGAGATCGTCTCCACCCCGCTGGCGCGGGCGGAGGGCGTCGCGGCCCCCGTGCTGACGCTGCAGCAGAAGCGCATCCGCATCGCGCGCCGGGCCCTCGCCGCTCAGGGGCTCGTGGAGGCGGTCACCTGGTCCTTCGTCTCGGAAAAACAGGCGAGCGGCTTCGGCGGCGGCGGCGCCGCCCTGAAGCTCGCCAATCCCATCGCGAGCGAGCTCTCCGACATGCGGCCCAGCCTTCTGCCTGGTCTCGTGGCGGCTGCGGGGCGCAATGCGGCCCGAGGCTTCGGCGACAACGCGCTGTTCGAGGTCGGGCAGATCTTCTTCAGCGAGGACGAAAAAGGCCAGAAGACCGCAGCCGCCGGCCTGCGCCGCGGTCTTGCGACCGCCCAGGCGGAAGGACGCAGCTGGGCGGCGCCGGCGAAAAAGGCCGGCGTCTTCGACGCCAGAGCCGACGCCTTCGCCCTGCTGCAGGCTTTGGGGGTGGCGACCGGGGGGCTTCAGGTAGTCGCGGGCGGACCGGACTGGCTCCATCCGGGCCGCTCTGGAACCCTGCAATTCGGCCCCAAGGCCATCGTCGGCTATTTCGGCGAGCTGCATCCGCGGCTGCTGCTGGAGCTCGACGTCGAGGGGCCGATCGCCGCCTTCGAGATCTATCTCGACGCCCTGCCGGCGCCCAAGGCCAAGCCGACAAAGACCAAGCCGAAGCTCGAGCTCGTCGATCTGCAGCCGCTTTCGCGCGATTTCGCCTTTATCGTGGACCGCGGCGCCCAGGCCGGCGATCTGCTCAAGGCCGTGCTCGGGGCGGATAAGACGCTTATCGCGGAGGCGCGGATTTTCGACGTCTATGAAGGCGTCGGCGTGCCGGAGGGGAAGAAATCCATCGGCGTCGCGGTCACGGTCCAGCCGCGGGAAAAAACCCTTACCGACGCCGAGATCGACGCATTGGCCAAGAAAATCGTGGCCGAGGCCGAGAAAAAGGCCGGCGCGACGCTGAGGGCATGA
- the pheS gene encoding phenylalanine--tRNA ligase subunit alpha gives MTDLAELETETLRQIDAADSETALEAVRVAALGKKGAISALLATLGRMSPDERKTQGARINALKDAVTERIAARRAVLENEALEARLKSEALDVTLAPPASALDRGRLHPLSQVMDELTAIFADMGFAVAEGPDIESDDYNFTKLNFPEGHPAREMHDTFFFEPGPDGRRKLLRTHTSPVQVRTMLTQKPPIRVICPGRTYRCDSDQTHTPMFHQVEGLVIDQTTHIGHLKWALEEFLKAFFEVKSVNLRFRPSFFPFTEPSMEVDVQCRRQGGEIRFGEGEDFMEILGCGMVHPNVLRNCGLDPDVYQGFAFGVGIDRLAMLKYGMPDLRAFFEADARWLQHYGFRPLDFPTLAGGLSG, from the coding sequence ATGACCGACTTAGCAGAACTCGAAACAGAAACGCTCCGCCAGATCGACGCGGCCGACAGCGAAACAGCCCTGGAGGCCGTGCGCGTCGCGGCTCTCGGCAAAAAGGGAGCGATTTCCGCCCTGCTGGCGACGCTCGGCCGCATGTCGCCCGACGAACGCAAAACCCAGGGCGCCAGGATCAACGCGCTCAAGGACGCGGTGACCGAGCGGATCGCCGCGCGCCGCGCCGTGCTCGAGAACGAGGCGCTCGAAGCGCGCCTGAAATCCGAAGCGCTGGACGTGACCTTGGCCCCGCCCGCGAGCGCCCTCGATCGCGGCCGGCTGCACCCGCTTTCGCAGGTCATGGACGAGCTCACCGCCATTTTTGCGGATATGGGCTTCGCCGTCGCGGAAGGCCCGGATATCGAATCCGACGACTACAACTTCACCAAGCTCAATTTTCCCGAGGGCCATCCCGCCCGGGAAATGCACGACACTTTCTTCTTCGAGCCCGGCCCCGACGGCCGGCGCAAGCTGCTGCGGACGCACACCAGCCCGGTGCAGGTGCGCACCATGCTGACGCAAAAACCGCCGATCCGCGTGATCTGCCCCGGCCGCACCTACCGCTGCGACAGCGACCAGACCCATACGCCGATGTTCCATCAGGTCGAGGGGCTGGTCATCGACCAGACCACCCATATCGGCCATCTCAAATGGGCGCTCGAGGAATTCCTGAAGGCGTTCTTCGAGGTGAAGTCGGTCAATCTGCGCTTTCGGCCGTCGTTCTTTCCCTTCACCGAACCGTCGATGGAGGTCGACGTCCAGTGCCGGCGCCAGGGCGGCGAAATCCGCTTCGGCGAGGGCGAGGATTTCATGGAGATCCTCGGCTGCGGCATGGTGCATCCCAATGTGCTGCGCAATTGCGGCCTCGATCCCGACGTCTACCAGGGCTTCGCCTTCGGCGTCGGCATCGATCGCCTCGCCATGCTCAAATATGGCATGCCTGACCTGAGGGCGTTCTTTGAAGCCGATGCGCGCTGGCTGCAGCATTACGGCTTCCGGCCGCTGGATTTCCCGACCCTCGCCGGCGGACTGAGCGGTTAA
- a CDS encoding YeeE/YedE family protein, producing the protein MTASKRSLIPSFALGLLFGFGLCLSGMTQPPKVQGFLDIAGLWDPSLAFVMGGAVGIGMLAFFLSRRLERSLLGEPFSFSGDNGVDAQLLIGSAIFGVGWGLSGVCPGPAIVNLGLFDAKAAIFAAAMAAGMGLEKLFALRAHIKQPEEES; encoded by the coding sequence ATGACCGCGTCAAAAAGAAGCCTCATCCCGTCTTTCGCCCTCGGCCTGCTGTTCGGCTTCGGCCTTTGCCTCTCGGGCATGACGCAGCCCCCCAAGGTTCAGGGGTTTCTGGACATCGCCGGCCTTTGGGACCCCTCTCTCGCTTTTGTCATGGGAGGCGCGGTGGGAATCGGCATGCTGGCCTTTTTCCTCTCCCGCCGGCTCGAGCGATCTTTGCTCGGCGAGCCCTTCAGCTTTTCCGGGGACAATGGCGTCGATGCGCAACTCCTGATCGGCAGCGCGATTTTCGGCGTGGGCTGGGGACTCTCGGGGGTCTGTCCCGGCCCGGCGATCGTCAATCTCGGCCTCTTCGACGCTAAGGCCGCGATTTTCGCGGCGGCGATGGCCGCGGGAATGGGGCTGGAAAAGCTCTTCGCCCTCAGGGCCCATATCAAACAGCCGGAAGAAGAAAGCTGA
- a CDS encoding YeeE/YedE family protein, with translation MQIDWLHFSPWSALSGGALIGLAAGLCALLLGRVAGVSGILAGLIPPRPGDVAWRAAFIAGLLAAPAAFAMVHPLARPEFGSGPATLAVAGLLVGFGARLGSGCTSGHGVCGLSRLSLRSAVATATFMATAIVTVFLVRHVFQ, from the coding sequence ATGCAAATAGACTGGCTGCATTTTTCACCATGGAGCGCATTGTCGGGCGGGGCTTTGATCGGCCTCGCCGCGGGGCTTTGCGCTTTGCTGCTCGGACGCGTCGCCGGCGTCAGCGGCATTCTCGCCGGTCTTATTCCGCCACGCCCCGGCGACGTCGCATGGCGGGCGGCCTTCATCGCGGGTCTTCTGGCCGCTCCTGCCGCCTTCGCCATGGTTCATCCCCTGGCGCGGCCCGAATTCGGCTCCGGCCCGGCGACTCTCGCCGTCGCGGGCCTGCTGGTCGGTTTCGGCGCGAGGCTCGGCTCGGGCTGCACCAGCGGCCATGGCGTCTGCGGCCTCTCCCGCCTGTCCCTGCGCTCCGCCGTCGCGACCGCGACCTTCATGGCGACGGCGATCGTCACCGTCTTCCTGGTTCGGCACGTTTTTCAATGA
- a CDS encoding bifunctional enoyl-CoA hydratase/phosphate acetyltransferase, protein MQAPNAVSGRFFEGLIKRAAALPPIKMGVVHPCDAPSLAGALAARDLGLIIPVLIGPRSKIEAVAMAGGVSLAGVEIVDAPHSHAAAEAAVALARHCKLDALKKGSLHTGELMEAVVDKQHGLRTDRRMSHVFVLDVKTYPKPLLITDAAINIAPTLDEKRDIVRNAIDLAHALGIERPKVALLSAVEEVEAKIPSTIDAAALCKMADRGQILGAELDGPLAFDNAISREAAATKGIRSTVAGDADILVAPELDAGNILAKQLVFLGGAETAGLALGARTPIVLTSRADDIRARAASCALAQIFAHWRHPAN, encoded by the coding sequence ATGCAAGCTCCGAACGCCGTCAGCGGGCGGTTCTTCGAGGGTCTGATAAAGCGCGCCGCCGCCTTGCCCCCGATCAAAATGGGGGTCGTGCATCCCTGCGACGCTCCCTCGCTGGCGGGCGCGCTGGCGGCTCGCGACCTTGGCCTCATCATTCCCGTGCTGATCGGGCCCCGCAGCAAGATCGAGGCGGTCGCCATGGCCGGCGGCGTCTCGCTCGCCGGGGTCGAGATCGTGGACGCCCCCCACAGCCACGCCGCCGCCGAGGCCGCCGTCGCGCTTGCGCGCCACTGCAAGCTCGACGCCCTCAAAAAAGGGTCGCTGCACACCGGCGAACTGATGGAGGCCGTGGTCGACAAGCAGCACGGCCTGCGCACCGATCGGCGGATGAGCCATGTGTTCGTCCTCGACGTGAAAACCTACCCCAAACCGCTTCTGATCACCGACGCCGCCATAAACATCGCGCCGACGCTGGACGAGAAGCGCGACATCGTCCGCAATGCGATCGATCTCGCCCACGCCCTCGGGATAGAACGGCCGAAGGTGGCCCTGCTCTCCGCGGTCGAGGAGGTCGAAGCCAAGATTCCGTCCACCATCGACGCCGCCGCGCTGTGCAAGATGGCGGACCGGGGCCAGATCCTCGGCGCGGAGCTGGACGGGCCGCTGGCCTTCGACAACGCGATCTCTCGCGAAGCCGCCGCGACCAAGGGCATACGTTCGACGGTGGCGGGCGACGCCGATATTCTGGTGGCCCCGGAGCTGGACGCCGGCAACATATTGGCCAAGCAGCTGGTGTTTCTCGGCGGAGCCGAGACCGCCGGCCTCGCTTTGGGCGCGCGGACGCCGATCGTTCTCACCAGCCGCGCCGACGACATAAGAGCCCGCGCCGCCTCCTGCGCGCTGGCGCAGATTTTCGCCCACTGGCGCCACCCGGCGAATTGA
- a CDS encoding ArsC/Spx/MgsR family protein — MAHVIFFEKPGCGGNAKQKALLRASGHELEVRSLLAEPWTAARLAAFFGEKPVREWFNPASPRVKSGEIKIETLGANEALDLMIAEPLLIRRPLMQVDARCESGFDPDLVDRWIGLASSPERISDTCIRTA, encoded by the coding sequence ATGGCGCATGTAATTTTCTTCGAAAAACCCGGCTGCGGCGGAAACGCCAAGCAAAAGGCCCTGCTGCGCGCCTCCGGCCATGAATTGGAGGTCCGCAGCCTGCTCGCCGAACCCTGGACGGCGGCGCGGCTCGCCGCCTTCTTTGGCGAAAAACCGGTGCGGGAATGGTTCAACCCCGCATCGCCGCGCGTGAAATCGGGCGAGATAAAGATCGAGACGCTCGGCGCAAACGAAGCCCTCGACCTGATGATCGCCGAACCGCTGCTCATTCGTCGTCCGCTGATGCAAGTGGACGCGCGCTGCGAATCCGGCTTCGACCCGGATCTGGTCGACCGATGGATCGGCCTCGCCTCCAGCCCGGAAAGAATCTCCGACACCTGCATACGGACCGCGTAA
- a CDS encoding M48 family metallopeptidase, producing the protein MPSLLRKETPPPASSSQLVLNHAGETIVVTLRRLPSARRFTLRVRFAARDAVLTMPQRGSLRDARAFAEGHAAWIAARLKRLPAVIPFEHGAVAPLRGLDHLLLNVPGARGVVWSEPLREAAPGAPAHGLYVAGGREHMQRRVRDYLKREARRDLEASIERHTRAIGVAPRPIGLRDTVSRWGSCSAAGSLNFSWRLIMAPPFVLDYLAAHEVAHLVHLNHSPRFWALARQLSAEVDRAEAWLSAHGAHLHKFGAET; encoded by the coding sequence ATGCCTTCTCTCTTGCGTAAAGAGACCCCGCCGCCGGCGAGTTCTTCCCAACTCGTCCTGAACCACGCGGGCGAGACCATCGTCGTGACCTTGAGGCGCCTGCCGAGCGCGCGGCGCTTCACCCTGCGCGTGCGTTTCGCGGCGCGCGACGCCGTTCTCACAATGCCCCAGCGCGGTTCTCTGCGCGACGCCCGCGCTTTCGCCGAGGGCCATGCGGCCTGGATCGCGGCCCGCCTCAAAAGGCTCCCGGCGGTCATTCCTTTCGAGCACGGCGCCGTCGCTCCTTTGCGCGGCCTCGATCATCTTCTGCTCAATGTTCCAGGCGCCCGCGGCGTCGTCTGGAGCGAGCCCCTGCGGGAAGCCGCCCCGGGAGCGCCGGCCCATGGGCTTTATGTCGCCGGGGGACGCGAGCATATGCAGCGGCGGGTGCGCGACTATCTCAAGCGGGAAGCCCGGCGCGACCTCGAAGCCTCGATCGAGAGGCATACGCGCGCTATCGGGGTCGCTCCCCGCCCGATAGGTTTGCGGGACACGGTGAGCCGTTGGGGCTCCTGCTCGGCGGCGGGCTCGTTGAATTTTTCATGGCGCCTGATCATGGCGCCGCCCTTCGTGCTCGATTACCTCGCCGCGCATGAAGTCGCGCATCTCGTCCACCTCAACCACTCTCCGCGCTTCTGGGCGCTGGCGCGCCAGCTTTCGGCGGAAGTGGACCGCGCCGAAGCCTGGCTTTCGGCGCATGGCGCCCATCTGCATAAATTCGGAGCGGAAACCTGA
- a CDS encoding SCO family protein codes for MSDEARSKTKKTTGRTAKRNAGNEAKGPAVATKPLIAIGVASALLFAAFVGLTSRPATTPEVGGPFSLVRHEGGTFTNADMVGRPYLVFFGYTHCPDICHTTLFEMSEALRTLGPDAKIGALFVTVDPERDTPQTLKDYLSSFDPRIVGLTGAHEALDPMLKEYRIYAKRAPGDAADYGVDHTSIVYLMDKNGRFVGAFNVSRKPAEAAHELERYL; via the coding sequence ATGTCGGATGAAGCAAGAAGCAAAACAAAAAAAACGACCGGACGCACAGCGAAACGAAACGCCGGAAACGAAGCCAAGGGCCCGGCCGTCGCGACGAAGCCGCTCATCGCGATCGGCGTCGCCAGCGCGCTGCTGTTCGCCGCTTTCGTCGGTCTCACCAGCCGCCCGGCGACCACGCCGGAGGTCGGCGGGCCTTTCAGCCTGGTCCGCCACGAAGGCGGAACCTTCACCAATGCGGATATGGTCGGCCGTCCCTATCTGGTGTTCTTCGGCTACACCCATTGCCCCGATATCTGCCACACGACGCTGTTCGAAATGTCGGAGGCGCTGCGGACGCTCGGTCCCGACGCAAAAATCGGCGCGTTGTTCGTGACCGTGGATCCCGAGCGCGACACCCCCCAGACCCTGAAGGATTATCTTTCGAGCTTCGATCCTCGCATCGTGGGACTGACAGGCGCTCACGAGGCGCTCGACCCGATGCTGAAAGAATACCGCATCTACGCCAAGCGCGCTCCCGGCGACGCGGCCGACTACGGCGTGGACCACACCAGCATCGTCTATCTGATGGACAAGAACGGCCGCTTTGTCGGCGCGTTCAACGTCTCCCGAAAACCCGCCGAAGCGGCGCATGAGCTCGAACGCTATTTGTGA
- a CDS encoding SDR family oxidoreductase: MGRSLAGKTLFITGASRGIGLAIALRAARDGANVAIVAKSAAPHPKLPGTIHTAAKEIEAAGGKALPLACDIRFEDQVEAAVAETAKTFGGLDILVNNASAIDLRGVETLDMKRYDLMQQVNARGAYLCSKLALPHLKKAGNPHILTLSPPLDLNPKWFAPNLAYTIAKYGMSLVTLGLARELAPEGVAVNSLWPETAIATAAVGNLLGGEAALRRSRKPEIVADAAHAVLTRPARSCSGNFFIDVAALREEGVTDFTSYAVDPAEEAILDFFLEAPLSEGVSRSPFHPNG; the protein is encoded by the coding sequence ATGGGTCGATCTCTCGCCGGAAAAACGCTGTTCATCACGGGCGCCAGCCGCGGCATCGGTCTCGCCATCGCGCTCAGGGCGGCCCGGGACGGCGCCAATGTGGCGATCGTCGCGAAAAGCGCGGCGCCGCACCCGAAGCTTCCCGGTACGATCCACACCGCCGCGAAAGAGATCGAAGCCGCCGGCGGCAAGGCCTTGCCGCTCGCCTGCGACATCCGCTTCGAAGACCAGGTCGAGGCCGCGGTCGCCGAGACGGCGAAGACCTTCGGCGGGCTAGATATTCTCGTCAACAACGCCAGCGCGATCGATCTGCGCGGCGTCGAGACGCTGGACATGAAGCGCTACGATCTGATGCAGCAGGTCAATGCGCGCGGCGCCTATCTTTGCTCCAAGCTGGCTCTACCGCATCTGAAAAAGGCGGGAAACCCGCATATATTGACGCTTTCGCCCCCGCTCGACCTCAATCCCAAGTGGTTCGCCCCCAATCTCGCCTATACGATCGCCAAATACGGCATGAGCCTCGTGACGCTGGGTCTGGCGCGGGAGCTCGCGCCTGAGGGCGTCGCCGTAAATTCCCTTTGGCCCGAAACCGCGATAGCGACCGCGGCCGTCGGCAATCTGCTGGGCGGCGAGGCGGCCCTGCGCCGCTCGCGCAAGCCCGAGATCGTCGCGGATGCGGCCCACGCCGTTCTCACCCGCCCCGCCCGCTCTTGCTCAGGCAACTTTTTCATAGACGTCGCCGCCCTACGCGAAGAGGGCGTGACCGATTTCACCTCTTATGCGGTCGATCCCGCGGAGGAGGCCATTCTGGACTTTTTCCTGGAGGCGCCGCTGAGCGAGGGCGTGTCCAGATCGCCTTTCCATCCAAATGGATGA
- the hisG gene encoding ATP phosphoribosyltransferase yields MTNQGEKNSAADKLIVAVPSKGRLQENAFAFFARAGLELQQGRGARDYRGTLAGVDNVEAAFLSASEITGRLARGEVHFGVTGEDLIREEIEEAARRVELLAPLGFGAANVVVAVPQAWIDVRDMADLADVAGGFRARHGRGLRVATKYVNTTRRFFAAHGVSDYRIVESSGATEGAPAAGSADLIVDITTTGATLAANALKTLDDGVILRSQANLVASLGAPWGEQAREAARIILSRIAAEEEARTTREVKTSLPEVTDKILRKAESKFGACLRQRDGDGGLALSAPAGKVPALADWLIAHGAQTVTSGRLDYVFRADNALWSRLAGRLEQG; encoded by the coding sequence ATGACCAACCAGGGCGAGAAAAACAGCGCCGCCGACAAGCTGATCGTGGCCGTCCCCTCTAAAGGCCGATTGCAGGAGAACGCTTTCGCGTTTTTCGCCCGCGCGGGACTCGAGCTGCAGCAGGGCCGCGGCGCGCGCGACTACCGGGGAACGCTGGCCGGCGTCGACAATGTGGAGGCCGCCTTTCTATCGGCCTCGGAGATCACGGGGCGGCTCGCGCGCGGCGAGGTGCATTTCGGCGTCACCGGCGAAGACCTCATCCGGGAGGAAATCGAAGAAGCGGCCCGGCGCGTGGAACTGCTCGCCCCGCTGGGCTTCGGCGCCGCCAATGTCGTCGTCGCCGTGCCCCAGGCCTGGATCGACGTCCGCGACATGGCCGACCTCGCCGACGTCGCGGGGGGATTTCGCGCCCGCCATGGCCGCGGGCTGCGGGTCGCCACCAAATATGTCAACACCACGAGGCGTTTTTTCGCCGCCCACGGCGTGAGCGACTACCGCATCGTCGAAAGCTCGGGCGCGACCGAGGGCGCTCCGGCGGCGGGTTCTGCGGACCTCATCGTGGACATCACCACGACGGGCGCGACGCTCGCCGCGAACGCCCTCAAAACCCTCGACGACGGCGTGATCCTGCGCTCGCAGGCCAATCTCGTGGCCTCGCTCGGCGCTCCCTGGGGCGAACAGGCGCGCGAGGCGGCGCGCATCATTCTCTCGCGCATCGCGGCGGAAGAAGAAGCCCGCACCACGAGGGAGGTCAAGACCAGCCTGCCCGAAGTCACCGACAAGATTCTGCGCAAGGCGGAGTCCAAGTTCGGAGCCTGTCTGCGCCAGCGCGACGGGGATGGCGGGCTCGCGCTCAGCGCCCCCGCCGGCAAGGTGCCCGCGCTCGCCGACTGGCTCATTGCGCATGGGGCCCAGACCGTGACGAGCGGCCGGCTGGACTATGTCTTCCGCGCCGACAACGCTCTCTGGAGCCGCCTCGCCGGCAGGCTGGAGCAGGGCTGA